GGAACTCAAGATTGGCGAAAATTTGCATTGCCCGAAGTGGAGCAGTTGCCTGCAATCCGTTGGAAGATGCTAAATTTGGAAAGAATGAATCCATCAAAACGCAAAGCGGCTTTGGAAAAACTGGAAAAAGCCCTATTCGGTTAACTTCAACTTTACGGGTTGCGGGACGCCCCTCAAATTATAAGTTTCCATTTTGCGGGCCTTCCGGGGCATTCTATAGCGCTTAGGTCAAGCAAAAAGCAGGAAATTATAACCTATTAATATCATATTAAATATAAATTCAATCTAAATTTTTTGACGTACCTTCCCAGTAGTATTTAAGGGTAGATTTCGCTGTCTTTCCTTTTCGGGGGTTATTCCAAGAATATGTAATCCGTATCCCTCAGGCTGATGGTATTTTTTTCCACAACACCGGGAATTTCAGGGAGAATCACAGCATAAGCCGTAAAGGAGCGGTTATTCAATTGAGTCGGGATGCCGCCTTTCCAGACGTGACCGTTTCCGGCAATCAGCACGACCGTGCTGTCCGGATTATTACGGATGTAGTCCAGGGAATTGATGGCCATGATGTTGTCCCAAACCAGCTGTGACTCGCAGAAGTATTCGAAATTCAAATTCCCGTGGGCATGGGCACCGTATGCCCGTTTGATAAAGTCCATGTAAACCTTGTCTACACGGCAGGCAACGTCTTTCAACTTGCCTCGCTGTTCCTTGTTCAGGGATTGGAAACCTTGGCGGGCCACCTGGCGGGTGATTTTTCTGGACACATTGAGTCCTAAAACGGGAATCCTGTTCTCCCGGGCATATTGGAGAATCGGGCGGTATAGCGACCAGTTGTAGTTCCAGTTGGCATAATATATTTTTTCGAATTCCTTTTCCGGGATTTTGCCGGCAACCCATTGGCCCAGGTATTTCTGGCTATCGCTTCGAAACATCTCCATACCGACGGCGACTTTGGCACCGGCTTCGTGCAACGCGCGTATGACTTCGAG
The Thermodesulfobacteriota bacterium DNA segment above includes these coding regions:
- a CDS encoding ChaN family lipoprotein, encoding MSKQKTIVLVITLLTVMCAVGVTASLRVENPQLYDLSENRSISLKQLAVELKTKRIVLVGEHHNNIRHHINQLEVIRALHEAGAKVAVGMEMFRSDSQKYLGQWVAGKIPEKEFEKIYYANWNYNWSLYRPILQYARENRIPVLGLNVSRKITRQVARQGFQSLNKEQRGKLKDVACRVDKVYMDFIKRAYGAHAHGNLNFEYFCESQLVWDNIMAINSLDYIRNNPDSTVVLIAGNGHVWKGGIPTQLNNRSFTAYAVILPEIPGVVEKNTISLRDTDYIFLE